Within Saccharomonospora cyanea NA-134, the genomic segment CCGGCATCCGACGCCCGAAACGCCAGCGGCGGAGCCGAACGCGGAATGCCGCGAAGACAAGTCCTTCTCGGCCCCGGAACTGCCCTTCGTCACGACCGGCCGGATCTAGCCACCTCGATCGTGGGGATACAGTTTCCGCTGTCCTGCAGCGGGACGGTCAACCGCGTGGAACTAGCTGCCACCACATCACCTGACCTTTCCCGGTGGGCGCATCGAACCGGGCTCCGGGCGGAAGCTCCGTCGTTCGGATGCGACCCGCTCGTTGTCGACTGAGTGCCCGGCCCGTGGCACGTTCACACGCGATTTCGTCCGGTTTGTCAGGGAATCGATGCCCGGACGGATATCCTGCTGACCAGCTGGACCCGGGTGTCTACCCTGCGTGTTCATGAGCGAGGAACCCCGCGAGGTGCGCTGGTTGACCGACACGGAGATGCTGGTGTGGCGCTCGTACATCGTGTCGACGCTGATGCTGCGGCAGCGGCTGCACAGGGAGCTCGCCGAGCGGCAGGACGTGTCGCTCATCGACTACGAGGTGCTGGTGTGCCTGGCGGATGCCGACGGCGGCGCCATGCGCATGACCGAACTCGCGACGATGCTCGGGTCCACGAAGAGCAGGCTGTCCCACCAGATCGCCCGCATGGAGTCCGCGGGCCTCGTGCGCAGGATTCGTCAGGCCGGCGACCGCAGAGGCGTCGCTGCGGAGCTGACCGAGCAGGGCGCGGAGTTGCTGCGGCGCTCGGCACCGACCCACGTGAACGGGGTGCGCGCCCACTTCGTGAACCTGCTGACCGAACAGGAGCAACAGGTCATGGGTCGCGCGTTCTCGCGGATCCTCGCACACCTGTCGGAGTCGGGAGACTGAGACGTTAGGCTAGGCGCGCAGGGAAGCGTGGCAGAGCGGCCGAATGCACTCGCCTTGAAAGCGAGCGACCCGCGAGGGTCCGGGGGTTCAAATCCCTCCGCTTCCGCAGCCGTGACCAGGGCGAACGCCGGTCGGTCCGGATCGCTCCGGCTGGTCGGTGGTCGCCCTGGCCTCGTTTTCCGGTCTCGTTCGCGTTCGGTTCGGGGGACGGCATCCGCCGTGGGTGTCAGGCGCTCCGCGGATGCGGCACCGAGGCATCGGCTCGGCAGCGGGCCACCTCCTCCAGGTACTCCGTCATGGCGTCACGGTTGCGGATCAGCAACTCGATGCGTTCGGAGAGTTTGTCGCGTTCGGCGGTGAGCATCGCCAGCATCTCGGGGGTGGCATCCGGGAAATGGATGGACCGGGGCTTGTCCAGACACGGAAGGATCTGCTTGATCATCCGGGTCGGTAACCCGACAGCCAGCAGTCCCTGGATCTGCTTGACGCGATCGACATAGCGGGCGTCGTAGTCGCGGTACCCGTTCGGCGACCGGTCAGGAACGATCAAACCCTGCTCCTCGTAGTAGCGCAGCAGCCTTCGTGAGACCCCGGTCAGCCGTGACAGTTCACCGATCCTCATGGCCTGATGATAAGTACGACACACCGACTTGACCTTCACATCCATGTGAGGGTTTCACGATCCGCGCATGACATCGACCTCGACGCTTCCACGCGCCGACGCGACGCTCCCGTGGGCCGCGTTGCTTGCTCTCGGCACCGCCGTGTTCATCACCAGCCTGACCGAGACCATCCCCGCCGGGGTGCTTCCTCACATGGCGTCCAGCCTGGACATCACCGCGGGTGAGGCCGGGCAGTCAGTCACCGCCTACGCGGCGGGGACGGCCTTGACGGCCATCCCCTTGGTCACCGCCACCGCACACTGGGCACGCAAACCCCTTCTGCTGGGGGCGCTGCTGGTGTTCACCGTCGCCAACACCCTGACCGCGGTCACGCCGAACTACCCCGTGCTGTTGGTCTCCAGGGTGTTGGCCGGTGTCGCAGCCGGGCTGGCCTGGGCGCTACTGGCCGGATATGCGCGACGTATCGCGCCCGAGGGTCTGGAAGGCCGCGCCATCGCCGTCACGATGGTCGGTATCCCTCTCGCGCTGTCACTGGGGGTTCCTGCGGGAACGTTGATCGGACAGCAGATCGGTTGGCGTGTCACCTTCGGGGCGATCACCGGGCTCACCGTCATCGTGATGCTGTGGACCGTGATCAGCGTTCCCTCTGTCCCCGCCGCGTCGGGTACCCAGCGCGGTCGAGTCACCGCCCGCACAGCGCTGAGCGTTCCAGGAATGGCGGCGATCATGGCGGTGGTCGTCACCTTCGTCCTGGGCCACACCGTCATCTACGCCTACGTCGCGCCCTACCTCGAGCACGCCGA encodes:
- a CDS encoding MarR family winged helix-turn-helix transcriptional regulator gives rise to the protein MSEEPREVRWLTDTEMLVWRSYIVSTLMLRQRLHRELAERQDVSLIDYEVLVCLADADGGAMRMTELATMLGSTKSRLSHQIARMESAGLVRRIRQAGDRRGVAAELTEQGAELLRRSAPTHVNGVRAHFVNLLTEQEQQVMGRAFSRILAHLSESGD
- a CDS encoding MerR family transcriptional regulator; protein product: MRIGELSRLTGVSRRLLRYYEEQGLIVPDRSPNGYRDYDARYVDRVKQIQGLLAVGLPTRMIKQILPCLDKPRSIHFPDATPEMLAMLTAERDKLSERIELLIRNRDAMTEYLEEVARCRADASVPHPRSA
- a CDS encoding MFS transporter, encoding MTSTSTLPRADATLPWAALLALGTAVFITSLTETIPAGVLPHMASSLDITAGEAGQSVTAYAAGTALTAIPLVTATAHWARKPLLLGALLVFTVANTLTAVTPNYPVLLVSRVLAGVAAGLAWALLAGYARRIAPEGLEGRAIAVTMVGIPLALSLGVPAGTLIGQQIGWRVTFGAITGLTVIVMLWTVISVPSVPAASGTQRGRVTARTALSVPGMAAIMAVVVTFVLGHTVIYAYVAPYLEHAELGSSTDLVLLVFGAVCLVSIWYTGRHIDTALRHLTITAAVLFTVAVAAFSVTTATAVVWAAAVLWGLGWGGVPTLLQTAAGQLGGKHSPATADAAQAILVTLWNAAMAAGGVIGGILLQGIDITAVPITAAALGLLSLVVVLVARRGFPSDHGDAA